In Malus sylvestris chromosome 15, drMalSylv7.2, whole genome shotgun sequence, a single genomic region encodes these proteins:
- the LOC126604918 gene encoding uncharacterized protein LOC126604918 isoform X1, giving the protein MSRCFPYPPPGYVKKGIRDEALIDSIKLQREDEKAKKEKKREKKREKKEKKAQENGEPENKHSHKRRHKDERHQKDEKGTDHGKKRKHETENLDKSGLTEEHEQPVGSQNSSDSTVNSNKRQKQDSPPDGRHNSASILRIRLPLQRHKDPEMLPREEQPCQLPLKTHKDPVMLSREKQPSQLPLQKHKDPVVLSKEEQPYRLSLQKNKDPEVLLRLEQPSRLSLQRQKGAEVLPSQEQPSQLSLQRHKGPEVLRSQEQPSQLSLQRHKGPVALPSQEQPSLFSLQRNKGPGLLASQELPSLFSLQRNKGPGLLASQELPSRLSLQRPKGPEVLLSQEQPCSSSGRTDNAFVQAVQEPAPRQGIDEGRYRCSTSGKASKEHSSRSGKEKHRKSGSGSLSSQYREVIENWVQPPISQCLPMDVDDEGWLFEAKTKKNCGVEKPTVVSEKLCYGDSTSWPCARLLPESDIYALPYTVPF; this is encoded by the exons ATGTCTCGGTGTTTTCCGTACCCTCCTCCTGGGTACGTGAAGAAGGGGATCCGCGATGAGGCCCTGATCGATTCGATTAAG CTCCAAAGAGAAGATGAGAAGgccaagaaagaaaagaagagggagaaaaaacgagagaagaaagaaaagaaggctCAAGAAAATGGGGAGCCTGAAAATAAGCACAGTCATAAAAGAAGGCACAAAGATGAAAGGCACCAAAAAGACGAGAAAGGTACAGACCATGGAAAGAAGAGAAAACATGAAACGGAAAACCTTGACAAGAGTGGCCTTACTGAAGAACACGAGCAACCAGTTGGTTCCCAGAACTCTTCTGATAGCACTGTTAACAGCAACAAAAGGCAGAAGCAGGACTCTCCCCCTGATGGCAGGCATAATTCTG CAAGCATTCTTCGGATCCGGTTGCCTCTCCAAAGGCACAAAGATCCTGAAATGCTACCCAGAGAGGAGCAGCCTTGCCAGTTGCCTTTAAAAACGCACAAAGATCCAGTGATGCTATCCAGAGAGAAACAACCTAGCCAGTTGCCTCTCCAAAAGCACAAGGATCCAGTAGTGCTATCAAAAGAGGAACAGCCTTACCGGTTGTCACTTCAAAAGAACAAAGATCCAGAAGTGCTACTTCGTCTTGAACAGCCTTCCCGGTTGTCTCTCCAAAGGCAAAAAGGTGCAGAAGTTCTACCCAGCCAGGAACAGCCTTCCCAGTTGTCTCTCCAAAGGCACAAAGGTCCAGAGGTGCTACGCAGTCAGGAACAACCTTCCCAGTTGTCTCTCCAAAGGCACAAAGGTCCAGTGGCGCTACCTAGCCAGGAACAACCTTCTCTGTTTTCTCTTCAAAGGAACAAAGGTCCTGGATTGCTGGCCAGCCAGGAACTGCCTTCTCTGTTTTCTCTTCAAAGGAACAAAGGTCCTGGATTGCTGGCCAGCCAGGAACTGCCTTCCCGGTTGTCTCTCCAAAGGCCTAAAGGTCCAGAAGTGCTACTCAGCCAAGAACAGCCTTGCTCTTCCTCGGGAAGGACTGATAATGCGTTTGTTCAAGCAGTGCAAGAACCTGCTCCTAGACAAGGCATAGACGAGGGACGGTATCGCTGCTCTACTTCTGGAAAAGCTAGCAAAGAACACTCTTCCAGGTCTGGTAAAGAAAAACACCGAAAATCTGGCAGTGGTTCTCTTTCTTCACAATACAGAGAAGTAATTGAAAACTGGGTTCAACCTCCAATCTCACAATGTCTTCCCATGGACGTCGATGATGAGGGATGGTTGTTTGAGGCGAAGACGAAAAAGAACTGTGGGGTTGAGAAACCTACAGTCGTCAGCGAGAAACTTTGCTACGGAGACTCAACTTCTTGGCCATGTGCTCGCCTCTTGCCCGAATCGGATATATATGCTTTGCCATACACAGTACCGTTCTAA
- the LOC126604918 gene encoding uncharacterized protein LOC126604918 isoform X2, with product MSRCFPYPPPGYVKKGIRDEALIDSIKLQREDEKAKKEKKREKKREKKEKKAQENGEPENKHSHKRRHKDERHQKDEKGTDHGKKRKHETENLDKSGLTEEHEQPVGSQNSSDSTVNSNKRQKQDSPPDGRHNSASILRIRLPLQRHKDPEMLPREEQPCQLPLKTHKDPVMLSREKQPSQLPLQKHKDPVVLSKEEQPYRLSLQKNKDPEVLLRLEQPSRLSLQRQKGAEVLPSQEQPSQLSLQRHKGPEVLRSQEQPSQLSLQRHKGPVALPSQEQPSLFSLQRNKGPGLLASQELPSRLSLQRPKGPEVLLSQEQPCSSSGRTDNAFVQAVQEPAPRQGIDEGRYRCSTSGKASKEHSSRSGKEKHRKSGSGSLSSQYREVIENWVQPPISQCLPMDVDDEGWLFEAKTKKNCGVEKPTVVSEKLCYGDSTSWPCARLLPESDIYALPYTVPF from the exons ATGTCTCGGTGTTTTCCGTACCCTCCTCCTGGGTACGTGAAGAAGGGGATCCGCGATGAGGCCCTGATCGATTCGATTAAG CTCCAAAGAGAAGATGAGAAGgccaagaaagaaaagaagagggagaaaaaacgagagaagaaagaaaagaaggctCAAGAAAATGGGGAGCCTGAAAATAAGCACAGTCATAAAAGAAGGCACAAAGATGAAAGGCACCAAAAAGACGAGAAAGGTACAGACCATGGAAAGAAGAGAAAACATGAAACGGAAAACCTTGACAAGAGTGGCCTTACTGAAGAACACGAGCAACCAGTTGGTTCCCAGAACTCTTCTGATAGCACTGTTAACAGCAACAAAAGGCAGAAGCAGGACTCTCCCCCTGATGGCAGGCATAATTCTG CAAGCATTCTTCGGATCCGGTTGCCTCTCCAAAGGCACAAAGATCCTGAAATGCTACCCAGAGAGGAGCAGCCTTGCCAGTTGCCTTTAAAAACGCACAAAGATCCAGTGATGCTATCCAGAGAGAAACAACCTAGCCAGTTGCCTCTCCAAAAGCACAAGGATCCAGTAGTGCTATCAAAAGAGGAACAGCCTTACCGGTTGTCACTTCAAAAGAACAAAGATCCAGAAGTGCTACTTCGTCTTGAACAGCCTTCCCGGTTGTCTCTCCAAAGGCAAAAAGGTGCAGAAGTTCTACCCAGCCAGGAACAGCCTTCCCAGTTGTCTCTCCAAAGGCACAAAGGTCCAGAGGTGCTACGCAGTCAGGAACAACCTTCCCAGTTGTCTCTCCAAAGGCACAAAGGTCCAGTGGCGCTACCTAGCCAGGAACAACCTTCTCTGTTTTCTCTTCAAAGGAACAAAG GTCCTGGATTGCTGGCCAGCCAGGAACTGCCTTCCCGGTTGTCTCTCCAAAGGCCTAAAGGTCCAGAAGTGCTACTCAGCCAAGAACAGCCTTGCTCTTCCTCGGGAAGGACTGATAATGCGTTTGTTCAAGCAGTGCAAGAACCTGCTCCTAGACAAGGCATAGACGAGGGACGGTATCGCTGCTCTACTTCTGGAAAAGCTAGCAAAGAACACTCTTCCAGGTCTGGTAAAGAAAAACACCGAAAATCTGGCAGTGGTTCTCTTTCTTCACAATACAGAGAAGTAATTGAAAACTGGGTTCAACCTCCAATCTCACAATGTCTTCCCATGGACGTCGATGATGAGGGATGGTTGTTTGAGGCGAAGACGAAAAAGAACTGTGGGGTTGAGAAACCTACAGTCGTCAGCGAGAAACTTTGCTACGGAGACTCAACTTCTTGGCCATGTGCTCGCCTCTTGCCCGAATCGGATATATATGCTTTGCCATACACAGTACCGTTCTAA